Within the Syngnathus scovelli strain Florida chromosome 6, RoL_Ssco_1.2, whole genome shotgun sequence genome, the region GTTTGTGTTGAACTCTGAACTTATGACGTCGGAGCGCGCGAGAGTCAAACTCTCAAGAGCAGCAGCCAAGTTGACATCGTTACAAAAAGAGATTTTTTACTTATGGCCACCAAGGTTTTATCACATGTAAAACAGTTTTTTAATACACTCAGGTGAGTTTTACGTGTTGTTTTATGATATTCGCGGTTCGGACGTTTAAATCGAAAAGCCTTATTTTCGTAGCCGTTAGCTGTGAAGTGCAGTGAATATTGTTCGTGCTTTTCTGTTTAAAGGAATCTTCAAGAAGATGAGAACAACCATTGTTGCACTTATGAGGTAATTACATTTTTTGATGACGGTGAGTTTTCTAATGTTTCCTATTAAATCGTGTGTATCTCTTGTTTTCAGGATGACATTCAAATATTGAAAAAGGATGGAGATAAAATTGCAGTTCTGAATTTATTGGACTATGGGCACCAGGAAGTCTTCATTTGTGAAAAAGCTGTGAGAACTTTTAAATCCACAGAAAATCTGTTGTTTGTGGATTAACGTCCATCTTCAAAATAAACTTTCATTTATGTTGTCTCGTAGGTTCCAAAACTAAATGACTCAGATGAAGACTCGACACTTGAGACATCAAACTGCGCCGATAGCGTTGTTGCGTTGACTGCTCCTCAAACTCAACTGGCACCGCTGCCTTTCACCATCGCAAAAGCAAGGTGCTTCCAAGTAAAAAAAGACCCCAGACAAACCAAATGATAGCCATAAGATCTTTGTGAGGCTCACCAGCCTTTATACATTTGAATGCTACTTAATATTAAGTGGTACCGTTtgagccacatttctcaaacgaCCAATTTCATCAGCCAAAATGTTTGCGTTTTTATTTGAAAGGCAACTGCTGTCTTGGTACACATTATCTCAAAATGCCAACATTGAGGCTTTGGATGATCCTGCCCTACGACCTCTGTGGGTACGATGTGACATGTCGGATCCAGCTCGTACCACCTGGTTAGGAGCTGAAGGTGTCTCCGTGGCCAATGAAGTGTCTGGTGTCAAATTATATTCTGTTACATGCACAGGTACTGTTTATAATCGAATTGCTTAAATTATCCTGAAACAAAGTGAATTGCTGTGtgatatttttgtgtgtgttttccaacGTAACTGTTAGGCCCCGTTGTAAACAAAAATGCTCTCATGACTTTGGACGAGCTAAAACGAGAGCACAAGAAAAGGCACCACTCATCATCCACGGTAAAGCAATATCCGAATCGATTCTCCTTTGAGTGTTCTCTTAGGGATTATGACTCCTTTTGTCATTGCCTCTAGTTGACAATTAAAGGGAGTGCCCAGTTTATCATGTTTGGCTCCATTGTGGTTGAAAACACAACAATTGAATCCCAAAGCAGCGTGACGGTGGATTTCAAGTGGAACCACGTGGAGCGGGTACTCGAGACACCCCCGCTGTCCTCTACAGCTACATTAGTAAGCTTAAATTCACACTCAAATGTCACCTAGCTCTCAAACCGTAACACACCCTCTAACCAACCATTTAAAATGTGTCAGAATATTAAAGTTGCTAGTGGAGACCAGAGAAGCCCCATGTTTGAGGTGTTCagggagctgcagtttcttcaggTATGTGATAACGGAGActtgttttaaaagaaaaagtacACGTTTTGTTAGCTAGCATATAGTATGATATAGAATCACATTAGGAGGCTTACCGTCAAAATGAAATAGTCACCAGAATTTTAAACTGTTCCCGTTTGTTCTTTCAGGCTCTTGCTGATGGTTTAAGAACGGGTGAGGTGGAGTGGTTGACTCCTTTGGAAAGCAAGTCAGCAGTGGATCTGACCAAGGAATACATTCAAGGTATTCACttctttttatcattt harbors:
- the zwilch gene encoding protein zwilch homolog, with translation MATKVLSHVKQFFNTLRNLQEDENNHCCTYEDDIQILKKDGDKIAVLNLLDYGHQEVFICEKAVPKLNDSDEDSTLETSNCADSVVALTAPQTQLAPLPFTIAKARQLLSWYTLSQNANIEALDDPALRPLWVRCDMSDPARTTWLGAEGVSVANEVSGVKLYSVTCTGPVVNKNALMTLDELKREHKKRHHSSSTLTIKGSAQFIMFGSIVVENTTIESQSSVTVDFKWNHVERVLETPPLSSTATLNIKVASGDQRSPMFEVFRELQFLQALADGLRTGEVEWLTPLESKSAVDLTKEYIQELQSVVKSLQEQDFKPTKTKPESVPPIFNSFLERDDLDFVETLWVRMRKSVVCYQDIVDSLKLVIEALTYGYVTPWIHQDNSSTLSKLILQSYNQKMEHVSLTGLMPVQMLLEMGLNKMRKDYFNYLVGEELTSPNNLTYYLNTEVDLQEQFIRLKKLHHLLEVIVTCRTFLDLPYDRLFLLTQLCLQHYKTSPYDETHKFKLQIKPTLITQFYQNEAPVVWGVEVSSGQGPDKVKTSLQVSDKPLVDHVFFKPDHTNVTEVQPVCFSTLVCCSLVNFA